In Pochonia chlamydosporia 170 chromosome 3, whole genome shotgun sequence, the following are encoded in one genomic region:
- a CDS encoding major facilitator superfamily transporter (similar to Beauveria bassiana ARSEF 2860 XP_008596237.1) has product MKLTWGLKRPGDIISRPLPAQIANSPVPFDIDGTEHAEPREIPPRSMTSSSLSNNQKPIKYGKGKYAHVELVPQPSDDPDDPLNWPRWRKDLNLSSLLVMVGLIGGMKTVFVSTAGALTLHYRASFTAIAALTAAPLMLSVMTSFLASIIAKFCGKRPVYLSSALLLFIGTIWNMTAGDSYRSCLGARIFQGLGWGAFETLVMGSIQDTYYEHERNLPVSIYNLLAITTTWGSPLVGGLASKNANSFTNQFRIINCFYFLALPLLALGAPETAFDRSRATITPLPIPGLDIWRPWRLRHRLNKETAIEYIKKMKPCSFKASVTLPVVLQVPRAIITPTTCLLVVLSFIPHGALWGLATSISFLTTPQPVSLDPAMTGVLMAGPWIIASLVVGGFCFYRGLYERFTKRVNYLIISTGTIFSLTGLLSYGLGIHNFMTSHPTPSNPFFTSNTAGQISLPLLSLQLGILAGGTYTLDVITRPLLARSASFTSSNMAVAQRSIGDMHSGVIIWRNLTAGIFILALPNAVTVYGALKSAVIGLGITQVLLTAGLMTLWWYLDESIWRADGMIMGLVDLRLLKQSVSFFETD; this is encoded by the exons ATGAAATTAACATGGGGTCTGAAGAGACCTGGGGATATTATTTCGAGACCCCTTCCCGCTCAAATAGCCAACTCACCGGTGCCATTTGATATTGACGGCACTGAGCATGCGGAGCCGCGCGAAATACCACCACGATCAATGACTAGTTCATCACTGTCCAACAATCAAAAGCCGATTAAGTATGGAAAGGGGAAATATGCTCACGTCGAGCTTGTGCCACAGCCAAGCGACGACCCAGATGATCCTTTG AATTGGCCTCGCTGGCGGAAGGATCTTAATCTGTCCTCACTCCTCGTCATGGTTGGCCTTATTGGGGGCATGAAGACAGTTTTCGTTTCAACCGCAGGTGCTCTGACTCTCCACTACCGAGCCTCTTTCACGGCCATTGCTGCGTTGACCGCTGCTCCGCTCATGCTTTCGGTCATGACTAGTTTTCTTGCTTCAATTATCGCAAAATTCTGTGGGAAACGACCAGTATACTTGTCATCAGCGTTGCTCCTTTTTATCGGAACCATTTGGAATATGACGGCTGGTGACAGCTATCGTTCTTGTCTTGGTGCTCGAATTTTTCAAGGCTTAGGATGGGGTGCATTTGAGACTTTGGTGATGGGATCCATTCAGGACACTTACTAT GAACACGAACGAAATTTGCCAGTATCAATATACAACCTCTTGGCGATAACCACGACATGGGGCTCACCCCTCGTTGGCGGTCTGGCCTCAAAGAAtgccaacagcttcaccaatCAGTTCCGCATCATCAACTGTTTCTACTTCTTGGCCCTGCCATTGCTAGCCTTGGGAGCACCTGAAACTGCATTCGACCGCTCAAGAGCTACTATAACTCCCTTACCCATTCCTGGTCTAGACATTTGGCGCCCATGGCGACTTCGTCATCGGCTAAACAAAGAGACCGCCATCGAATATATCAAAAAGATGAAGCCATGCTCATTCAAGGCTTCCGTCACACTTCCGGTCGTTCTTCAGGTCCCCCGCGCCATCATTACTCCCACAACCTGTCTCCTAGTTGTCTTGTCATTCATTCCCCATGGCGCACTTTGGGGCTTGGCAACATCCATCTCTTTCCTAACTACCCCTCAACCTGTATCCCTAGATCCTGCAATGACAGGTGTTCTAATGGCTGGCCCATGGATCATCGCGTCCTTAGTTGTCGGGGGGTTCTGCTTCTATCGCGGACTGTATGAGCGCTTCACAAAGCGTGTTAACTATCTCATTATCAGCACCGGGACGATATTCTCACTAACCGGCTTGCTCTCCTACGGCCTTGGCATCCACAACTTCATGACATCTCATCCCACACCGTCTAACCCGTTCTTTACCTCAAACACCGCCGGTCAGATAAGCCTGCCCCTCCTATCACTGCAGCTGGGAATCCTTGCTGGCGGGACTTATACCCTCGACGTTATCACACGACCCTTGCTCGCACGGTCCGCCTCCTTCACAtcatccaacatggccgtTGCGCAACGCAGCATCGGCGATATGCATTCCGGGGTAATTATATGGCGAAACCTCACTGCTGGTATTTTCATCCTTGCCCTGCCTAATGCGGTCACTGTCTACGGCGCCTTAAAATCAGCGGTTATCGGACTGGGCATCACGCAAGTTTTGCTCACGGCCGGGCTCATGACCCTATGGTGGTATCTGGACGAATCTATCTGGAGAGCAGATGGAATGATCATGGGACTAGTTGACTTGAGACTCCTGAAGCAATCAGTAAGCTTCTTCGAGACAGACTAA
- a CDS encoding methyltransferase type 11 (similar to Metarhizium robertsii ARSEF 23 XP_007822492.2), giving the protein MSLFAKTTFSAAGYAAARPSYPASLFKTVLAYHNANSVKGSLLDIGCGHGLIARELSPHFSKVVGIDTSPGMVKQAASMTKDANITFRQAGAEDLSFLPDQSIDMVVAGQSAHWFDYNKAWPELSRVVKPGGSLAFWGYKDNVLIGHVKANEIFDRYCYADGDVEPGIEGMNAYWEQPGRNKVRNLLREVAPPAKEWEDVRRDLYDISADCPKTPDVETAWMQKRINLGQFEAYVRTFSAVQGWRDAHPELKSRAEGGQGDLLDIMMERIVESEPQWKGLGDNWRDAEVDTVWGTYILMAKRR; this is encoded by the exons ATGTCTCTATTCGC CAAAACAACATTTTCTGCTGCAGGGTATGCAGCAGCTCGGCCATCTTACCCTGCGAGCCTGTTCAAGACAGTTCTCGCATATCACAATGCAAACTCTGTCAAGGGATCCTTGCTGGATATTGGATGCGGTCATGGATTGATTGCGAGAGAGCTGAGCCCTCACTTTAGCAAAGTGGTTGGTATTGATACCAGCCCAGGCATGGTGAAGCAAGCTGCTTCCATGACAAAGGATGCCAACATCACATTTCGACAGGCCGGTGCCGAAGACTTGTCATTCTTGCCAGATCAATCTATTGATATGGTAGTGGCGGGACAGTCAGCTCACTGGTTCGACTACAACAAGGCATGGCCAGAATTATCTCGGGTGGTGAAACCCGGTGGCTCGCTTGCTTTCTGGGGATACAAGGACAACGTCCTCATTGGGCATGTGAAAGCCAACGAGATATTTGATAGATACTGCTATGCCGATGGGGATGTCGAACCAGGCATCGAGGGGATGAATGCATATTGGGAGCAGCCAGGACGCAACAAGGTTCGGAATTTGCTGCGAGAGGTTGCCCCTCCGGCCAAGGAGTGGGAGGATGTTCGACGAGATCTCTACGATATTTCGGCCGATTGCCCCAAAACTCCGGACGTTGAAACGGCCTGGATGCAAAAGAGAATCAATCTTGGTCAATTTGAAGCGTATGTTCGAACATTCAGTGCGGTCCAGGGCTGGCGTGATGCCCACCCGGAGTTGAAGAGTCGGGCAGAAGGAGGCCAAGGGGATCTTCTAGATATTATGATGGAGCGTATTGTGGAATCAGAGCCGCAGTGGAAGGGGCTTGGCGATAATTGGAGAGATGCAGAGGTCGATACAGTTTGGGGTACATATATCCTCATGGCGAAGAGACGGTGA
- a CDS encoding myosin regulatory light chain cdc4 (similar to Metarhizium acridum CQMa 102 XP_007807622.1), producing MSSNQYDSQASTNYKEAFALFDKRGNGRVTADSLGDLLRACGQNPTLSEIRDLEQTAGNEFDFETFQRILNRPGGFRDPGEPEEYCRGFQVFDKDMTGFIGVGQLKYILTNLGEKMSEEEVDELLKAVDTSSGQVNYTDLVRTILAN from the exons ATGTCTTCTAACCAGTACGACTCTCAGGCTTCCACCAACTACAAGGAGGCTTTTGCCCTCTTCGACAAGCGCGGAAATGGCCGTGTGACTGCAGACAGCCTGGGCGATTTGCTCCGGGCTTGCGGCCAAAACCCCACGCTGTCCGAGATCAGAGATTTGGAACAGACTGCAGGTAATGAAT TCGATTTTGAGACCTTCCAGCGAATTCTGAATCGCCCCGGCGGGTTCCGCGATCCTGGCGAGCCAGAGGAGTATTGCCGTGGCTTCCAGGTGTTCGATAAAGATATGACGGGATTCATTGGTGTTGGTCAACTGAAGTACATCCTGACAAACCTGGGAGAGAAGATGtctgaggaggaggttgatgagctGCTGAAGGCTGTGGACACCAGCTCCGGCCAGGTCAACTATACTG ATCTTGTCCGAACCATTCTTGCCAACTAA
- a CDS encoding G-protein coupled receptor (similar to Metarhizium acridum CQMa 102 XP_007807617.1) — MSLFPRAASNSSPDRLTLNQIDTIVTLERIGGSISLVSVFFIFIAYALVRRVRNVQNTFIVFASISNVGASIACIIALDGLVLGEGSSLCQTQAFLFEMFMQSDPWWSLAMAINVFLVFYFRTSPDSFRRWWWVYCLICYGGPFIIALSLLLIRGSPNGLVYGDAVIWCWVGGKWSGVRIYTYYLLILICIAGTIICYVLVGYHVFRSRNRLRSFSVSKSREAGHSEHVSNVPQSNPDGFYASVTTEVLVTHTSASTLVHPKSAHIARHREQGPFAGSSHRNPTGTAAFVSSVSANPRRQTLVSNPLNGMVTATKSVASKFTVDDPIKRAYLRTSLLFGLSVLVTWIPSSMNRIHSWIQGTSPYTYQVASAAVLPLQGFWNCVIFFVTSWRIVKDDIMYRTGRVPHRSRDESGLGTLERTVNREEPRISTDYEADSLTTRSDVELRTVEHGPGKGMGP; from the exons ATGTCGCTTTTCCCTCGGGCCGCGTCGAACTCTTCGCCAGATCGCCTCACTCTGAACCAAATCGACACCATCGTCACTCTAGAACGGATTGGAGGATCCATAAGTCTCGTCTCCGtgttcttcatcttcatcgctTACGCACTCGTGCGTCGAGTACGCAATGTTCAAAATACCTTCATTGTGTTTGCTAGTATTTCCAACGTCGGTGCAAGCATAGCCTGCATCATTGCGCTGGATGGGCTGGTTTTGGGCGAGGGCTCGTCATTATGTCAAACACAGGCGTTCTTGTTCGAGAT GTTTATGCAATCTGACCCTTGGTGgtcgttggccatggccatcaatgtctTCCTAGTATTTTACTTCCGCACGAGTCCTGATTCTTTCCGGCGCTGGTGGTGGGTATATTGTCTGATATGCTACGGCGGGCCTTTCATCATCGCGTTGTCGCTATTACTTATACGAGGCTCTCCGAATGGACTCGTATACGGGGATGCCGTG ATCTGGTGCTGGGTAGGGGGTAAATGGAGCGGCGTTCGCATCTACACATACTACTTATTGATCTTGATCTGTATCGCCGGAACCATCATCTGCTACGTCTTGGTTGGGTATCACGTCTTTCGATCTCGAAACAGGCTCCGCAGCTTCTCCGTGTCTAAGAGCCGCGAGGCAGGCCATAGTGAGCAT GTTTCAAACGTCCCTCAAAGCAACCCAGACGGCTTCTACGCCTCCGTTACCACCGAAGTCCTCGTCACCCACACCTCCGCAAGCACCCTCGTCCATCCCAAGAGCGCACACATCGCCCGCCACCGAGAACAAGGCCCCTTCGCCGGCTCCTCCCATAGAAACCccacaggcacagcagcatTTGTATCAAGCGTGTCCGCGAACCCTCGCCGCCAGACTCTAGTGTCCAACCCATTAAACGGCATGGTTACGGCCACAAAATCCGTCGCTTCGAAATTCACCGTCGACGACCCCATCAAGCGGGCATACCTGCGTACCAGTCTCCTCTTCGGGCTCAGCGTTCTAGTTACCTGGATTCCTAGCAGTATGAACCGCATCCACAGCTGGATACAAGGCACGTCCCCTTACACATATCAAGTCGCCAGTGCGGCCGTGCTGCCGCTCCAAGGGTTCTGGAACTGCGTCATCTTCTTTGTCACCAGCTGGAGGATCGTGAAGGACGACATCATGTATAGGACTGGAAGGGTTCCTCACCGGTCTCGTGATGAGAGCGGGCTGGGAACTCTGGAAAGGACGGTGAATAGGGAGGAGCCTAGGATATCTACTGATTATGAGGCTGATTCGCTGACTACGCGGAGTGATGTTGAATTGCGGACGGTTGAGCATGGGCCAGGGAAAGGAATGGGACCGTAA
- a CDS encoding MFS transporter (similar to Neosartorya fischeri NRRL 181 XP_001265470.1), which produces MSELEKPSPIDNGVGDNSSNSDEGNIVDPDAGLSEAEKKEVERKLLWKLDLMLIPWLCLLYLICFLDRTNIGNAKIAHLEKDLGMDPKSFKYAATLIIFFISYAMFEALANFLLKRWKPSRFIPSIMIVWGCCMLGMGFVKNWSGLMAARWFLGVAEAGLFPGVNYYLSCWYKRNEFGVRAAIFFSAAALAGSFGGLLAAAIQKMDGLRGIAGWAWIFIIEGLLTIVVGFISYFMVHDFPDEARFLTPEDRARVLLRLKNDKQHSAQHEDFKWDYMWAAIKDWKTYNGMLIYMGPLMPLYSFSVFLPTIIQSMSWTTPDQIIKNQLLSVPPYAVAAVLTVIIGFWSDRAQKRGVFIMSCALIGVVGFIMLIASTNPAVQYAGTFLGAMGIYPPISLTIAWVANNVEGVYKRGIVLGFVIGWGNLNGIVSSVIYRWPPRYFQGHGTIIAYLIVCMFGGSVLFATLLSIENKKRRNGERDHWVEGKTEKEINALGDKRPDFLYTL; this is translated from the exons ATGAGCGAACTGGAAAAGCCGAGTCCAATTGACAATGGTGTTGGTGACAATTCGTCCAATTCTGACGAGGGAAACATCGTCGACCCCGATGCGGGCTTGTCagaggctgagaagaaggaagtg GAGCGGAAATTACTGTGGAAGCTGGATCTTATGCTTATCCCATGG CTCTGTCTCTTGTACTTGATCTGCTTCCTTGATCGCACCAATATTGGCAATGCCAAGATTGCTCACCTGGAGAAAGATCTGGGCATGGATCCCAAATCTTTCAAGTATGCCGccaccctcatcatcttcttcatctcctaCGCCATGTTTGAGGCTCTCGCCAATTTCTTACTGAAGAGATGGAAGCCATCTAGGTTTATCCCCAGCATCAT GATTGTGTGGGGTTGTTGCATGCTTGGCATGGGATTTGTGAAGAATTGGTCCGGCCTCATGGCTGCCCGCTGGTTCCTTGGCGTAGCCGAAGCCGGCTTATTTCCAGGTGTCAATTACTATCTGTCGTGCTGGTATAAGCGAAACGAGTTTGGAGTTCGCGCGGCCATTTTCTTCTcagctgctgctttggctggcTCTTTTGGTGGCCTGCTTGCGGCTGCCATTCAAAAGATGGATGGGCTTCGAGGAATTGCAGGCTGGGCCTGGATTTTCATCATTGAGGGTCTCTTGACCATCGTCGTCGGTTTCATCTCCTACTTCATGGTCCACGACTTCCCAGACGAGGCGAGATTCCTGACCCCCGAAGACCGTGCGCGTGTGTTGCTCCGACTTAAGAACGACAAGCAGCATTCCGCCCAGCACGAGGACTTCAAGTGGGACTACATGTGGGCTGCCATCAAGGACTGGAAGACTTACAACGGCATGTTGATCTATATGGGCCCGCTGATGCCTCTCTATTCCTTCAGTGTTTTCCTGCCCACGATTATTCAATCTATGAGCTGGACGACTCCCGATCAGATCATCAAAAACCAACTTCTCAGTGTACCTCCCTATGCTGTTGCGGCCGTCCTGACCGTTATAATAGGGTTCTGGTCTGATAGAGCACAGAAGCGTGGAGTCTTCATTATGAGTTGCGCGCTCATCGGAGTAGTTGGTTTCATCATGCTGAttgcatcaaccaacccAGCTGTGCAGTACGCAGGCACCTTCCTAGGCGCAATGGGCATCTATCCACCCATCTCCCTAACGATTGCGTGGGTGGCCAACAATGTTGAAGGTGTCTACAAGCGCGGTATTGTTCTTGGATTCGTCATTGGCTGGGGTAACCTCAATGGTATCGTGAGCAGTGTCATTTATCGATGGCCACCACGATACTTCCAAGGTCACGGAACCATCATTGCTTACCTGATTGTGTGCATGTTTGGAGGCAGTGTGCTCTTCGCCACTCTTCTTAGCATTGAGAACAAGAAACGTCGTAATGGTGAGCGAGACCATTGGGTAGAAGGAAAGACTGAGAAAGAGATCAATGCTCTTGGCGACAAGCGACCCGATTTCTTGTACACCCTCTAA
- a CDS encoding metallopeptidase MepB (similar to Neosartorya fischeri NRRL 181 XP_001261540.1): MAGPQYQNPPQAPPLFTGTTESVVADINKNNELTKSILDKVVADVKPENATFDNVLEPALVSENELGVSYRISMFYQYVSAAKELREASTKAQEISDEFNIELKMREDVFKLVDAAFNTRESQKLDAESQHLLQKERQKYIRNGLLLPAGPQRDRFKEIQKRLSLLCLQSQKNLNDEMGGVWFTPEQLEGVPSDDIDISQLEKGTGENEGKVKVTFKYTHFFPMSKYAIHEDTRRTYVMAETNKVNNNVPLFHEIIALRDEAARMLGFADHASLVISEKMAKTTSRVTEFLGDLRERLAPGGAKEADRLLEYKKQDCEARGAPFDGNLYMWDVPFYSRIMKEKEYSVDEAEISQYFPVDSTYQGMIKIFEQIFGFVFVELSKEDRARLSPTGKAEDITWHEDVIVYSVWDDEAAGSGFCGYLYLDLHPRDNKYSHNANFNIEPGYLKKDGTRNYPATALVCNFSKPSATKPGLLKHHEVVTLFHELGHGIHDLAARTKYSYFHGTSVAGDFVEAPSQMLENWCWTPSVLKFLSRRWDTNEKIPDDMIEKLVKTKHFNSATANLTQLLYGLFDMTVHTPKTHEEAKNMPITRVWNEFRRDITGIKGPEAQGKGLEWGNRFATIGHYTGGYDAGYYGYLYSQVFSLDMFHSFFKKDPMDGKEGRRYRQLVLGRGGSQEELQTLKDFLGREPSTEAFYQELGLA, from the exons ATGGCTGGGCCACAGTACCAGAACCCTCCCCAGGCGCCACCGCTCTTTACGGGCACAACGGAATCGGTAGTCGCCGACAtaaacaagaacaatgagCTCACCAAGAGCATACTGGACAAAGTGGTGGCTGATGTGAAGCCTGAGAATGCTACTTTTGATAACGTTCTCGAACCGGCCTTGGTGAGTGAGAACGAGCTAGGAGTAAGCTATCGCATTTCCATGTTCTATCAGTATGTttccgctgccaaggagctCAGGGAAGCTTCCACCAAGGCTCAGGAAATTTCGGATGAGTTCAATATTGAGCTCAAGATGAGAGAGGACGTCTTCAAGCTGGTTGATGCTGCGTTTAATACCCGGGAATCCCAGAAGCTTGATGCGGAGTCTCAGCACCTGTTACAGAAGGAACGCCAAAAGTATATCCGCAATGGGCTTTTGTTGCCTGCTGGCCCCCAGCGGGATCGGTTCAAAGAGATTCAGAAGCGACTTAGCTTGCTCTGCCTTCAGAGCCAGAAGAACCTAAATGACGAAATGGGTGGTGTTTGGTTTACTCCGGAGCAGCTCGAGGGCGTGCCATCAGATGACATTGATATCAGCCAGCTCGAGAAAGGAACTGGTGAGAATGagggcaaggtcaaggtcacATTCAAATACACCCATTTCTTCCCCATGAGCAAGTATGCTATTCACGAGGACACCAGACGAACCTATGTCATGGCCGAGACgaacaaggtcaacaacAATGTTCCATTGTTTCACGAAATCATTGCACTTCGAGATGAAGCTGCTCGCATGCTTGGATTTGCCGACCACGCCAGCCTGGTCATTTCTGaaaagatggccaagactACCAGCCGAGTCACTGAATTTCTTGGCGACTTGCGAGAGCGACTTGCTCCAGGTGGTGCGAAGGAGGCCGACCGCCTTCTCGAGTACAAAAAGCAAGATTGCGAGGCTCGTGGTGCGCCATTCGATGGAAACCTGTACATGTGGGACGTCCCATTCTACTCTAGGATcatgaaggagaaggaaTATAGCGTCGATGAGGCAGAGATTTCCCAGTACTTCCCTGTTGACTCCACGTATCAAGGCATGATCAAGATCTTTGAGCAGATTTTTGGTTTTGTCTTTGTCGAACTTAGCAAGGAGGACCGTGCAAGGCTAAGCCCCACGGGCAAGGCCGAAGATATCACCTGGCATGAGGATGTTATCGTGTATTCCGTCTGGGACGATGAAGCTGCGGGCAGCGGATTTTGCGGATACCTCTACCTGGACCTCCACCCCAGAGATAACAAGTACAgtcacaatgccaacttcaacattgaacctggcTATCTCAAAAAGGACGGTACCCGCAACTACCCTGCTACTGCTCTGGTATGCAACTTTAGCAAACCAAGCGCCACCAAACCCGGTCTTCTGAAGCACCACGAGGTTGTCACTCTCTTCCATGAGCTCGGTCACGGCATCCACGACCTGGCCGCTCGCACCAAATACAGCTACTTCCACGGCACCAGCGTTGCAGGGGACTTTGTTGAGGCGCCCTCGCAAATGCTGGAGAATTGGTGCTGGACCCCGAGCGTGCTCAAGTTCCTTTCGCGACGATGGGACACCAATGAGAAGATTCCAGATGATATGATTGAGAAACTGGTCAAAACGAAGCACTTCAACTCAGCTACTGCCAATCTCACGCAGTTGCTGTACGGCCTCTTCGACATGACCGTCCACACACCCAAGACTCACGAGGAGGCAAAGAACATGCCCATCACCAGGGTGTGGAACGAGTTCCGCCGTGACATTACTGGAATCAAGGGTCCCGAAGCCCAAGGAAAAGGACT GGAATGGGGCAACAGATTTGCCACTATCGGGCACTACACTGGTGGTTACGATGCTGGGTACTATGGCTACCTGTACTCACAGGTCTTCTCCCTTGACATGTTCCACTCATTCTTCAAGAAGGACCCCATGGACGGCAAGGAGGGTCGTAGATATCGCCAGCTAGTTCTCGGCCGTGGCGGCAGCCAGGAAGAGCTTCAGACCCTGAAGGACTTTTTAGGCAGAGAACCTAGCACTGAGGCCTTCTACCAGGAACTTGGGCTAGCTTAA
- a CDS encoding chromosome segregation protein BIR1 (similar to Metarhizium acridum CQMa 102 XP_007807619.1) has protein sequence MDQYFTYEARLASFQKSSKKRGSTAGGRSKALNWPHKQIAPANVRLAKAGFYFEPYPENPDNCVCFLCGKGLDGWEDGDDPLEEHLRHAPQCGWAIVAAIEAEVDEYTNQDPSLPHMIEARKATFAGKWPHEGRKGWKCKTKQVTC, from the exons ATGGACCAATACTTTACATATGAGGCGCGGCTTGCCTCTTTCCAAAAAAGCTCCAAGAAGAGAGGATCAACCGCCGGCGGACGAAGCAAAGCCCTGAATTGGCCCCATAAACAGATTGCGCCTGCGAATGTACGC TTGGCGAAAGCCGGATTCTATTTCGAACCGTACCCCGAAAATCCTGATAACTGCGTCTGCTTTCTTTGCGGAAAGGGCCTGGACGgatgggaagatggcgaCGATCCGCTTGAGGAGCATCTCAGGCATGCTCCTCAGTGTGGTTGGGCTATAGTCGCTGCTAttgaagctgaagtggaCGAGTATACGAACCAAGATCCAAGCCTACCTCATATGATCGAAGCGCGAAAGGCGACGTTCGCTGGCAAATGGCCCCAtgagggaagaaaaggaTGGAAgtgcaaaacaaaacaggtAA CTTGTTGA
- a CDS encoding F-box domain-containing protein (similar to Metarhizium acridum CQMa 102 XP_007807615.1) codes for MATTTCLLEALPNEILAASLAYLSTRELIHIVPISRVFYILATRLIHRRLIDVSPLPHNQLILECYHPSARLSTPTLSCRYLGLKTASEQPIRDESLRFTDLGKLYSSFRPVSTDENRIRRSSSQTVSHASQGDSTATQEVYIDEDVLFSQLVTVTSVVKESSKSGFFVSHVTTCDGFIRIWRQWLADMASSNDDEKSSSTTVDFDKFLWVGPGRDVGLRFRVELGPAERMPLLSGPGDDAPVAYTLIYEELIVRTSTLLMAAEASMVQESSRSSRAVIIAQV; via the exons ATGGCTACAACCACATGCTTGCTTGAGGCGCTGCCCAATGAG ATCCTAGCCGCATCCCTGGCATATCTCTCCACACGGGAACTCATCCACATCGTCCCCATCAGCCGGGTCTTCTACATACTCGCCACACGCCTCATCCACCGCCGACTAATCGACGTATCACCTCTACCGCACAATCAGCTCATTTTAGAATGTTACCATCCCAGCGCGAGACTTTCCACGCCGACCCTATCATGCAGATATCTTGGTCTGAAGACGGCGAGCGAGCAGCCCATCAGAGACGAGTCCCTCAGGTTCACTGACCTCGGCAAACTGTACTCATCGTTTCGGCCAGTTTCCACAGATGAGAATCGCATCAGACGGTCTTCTTCGCAAACAGTCAGCCATGCCTCACAGGGTGATAGCACGGCGACCCAGGAAGTCTATATAGATGAAGATGTACTGTTCTCGCAACTAGTCACTGTGACAAGCGTGGTCAAAGAGTCCTCAAAATCGGGATTCTTCGTCAGCCACGTGACTACGTGCGATGGCTTCATACGGATTTGGCGACAATGGTTGGCAGACATGGCGAGCTCAAATGACGATGAGAAATCAAGCTCTACGACTGTGGATTTTGACAAGTTTCTGTGGGTAGGTCCTGGTAGGGATGTTGGGCTGCGATTTCGAGTAGAACTCGGTCCGGCTGAGAGGATGCCGCTTCTCAGTGGTCCTGGTGACGATGCACCTGTGGCTTATACGCTCATTTACGAAG AATTAATTGTTCGAACGTCTACACTTCTTATGGCTGCAGAGGCATCAATGGTGCAAGAGAGTTCCCGTTCGTCTAGGGCTGTTATAATTGCACAGGTTTGA
- a CDS encoding s-adenosyl-L-methionine-dependent methyltransferase domain-containing protein — protein sequence MRYSILTYTLLVALAVAVPGEDWKPNILFDRKKMPDIYTNMCWQCPAQSRLCQPAALGQSLYERRSRPSSFVRLPEAKTQVYPFWEVRENKEAWGQQVTRCVLRSSNNHHQRQIRALTRRWQKHGNESEPMRIAMAHPDYKKANYGMNQPCVNDGFQVQGNRVKLDRNPAFDAEIGEPPDFRFYKLGLGVLIVSLQELVIRGNFTAVVTVGYRKKTNWVEQEFRATNTAV from the exons ATGAGATATTCCATCCTTACATACACCCTGCTGGTGGCTCTCGCCGTCGCCGTACCAGGAGAAGACTGGAAACCAAACATCCTCTTCGACCGTAAGAAGATGCCTGACATCTACACAAACATGTGCTGGCAATGCCCTGCGCAGTCCCGACTTTGCCAACCTGCTGCACTGGGACAGTCCCTCTACGAAAGACGAAGCCGACCATCGAGCTTCGTCCGGCTGCCCGAAGCCAAAACACAAGT CTACCCTTTCTGGGAGGTCAGAGAGAATAAAGAGGCTTGGGGCCAGCAGGTCACTCGGTGTGTTCTACGATCCTCCAAtaaccatcaccaacgacaaATCAGGGCACTCACCAGGCGCTGGCAAAAGCATGGGAATGAGTCGGAACCGATGCGGATAGCCATGGCACATCCGGATTATAAGAAGGCGAATTACGGCATGAATCAGCCTTGTGTAAATGATGGGTTCCAGGTACAGGGGAATAGGGTCAAGTTGGACAGGAATCCGGCCTTTGATGCTGAGATTGGTGAACCTCCTGATTTCAGGTTCTACAAGCTGGGGTTGGGAGTATTGATTGTCTCCTTGCAGGAATTGGTCATTAGAGGAAATTTCACAGCTGTGGTGACAGTCGGTTACCGCAAGAAGACCAATTGGGTAGAGCAGGAATTTCGTGCCACCAACACAGCGGTTTGA